From the Methanosarcinales archaeon genome, the window CGCCTCAAGAAATGTTTCGAAGGGTTGCCAGATATATAGCTTCAGCCGATGGCATATATGGAGAAGAAAGTTATGAGGATGAGTTCTTTTCAGTTATGTCAAATCTCGAGTTCCTGCCCAATTCACCTACATTGATGAATGCTGGTACGAGAATAAAACAGCTTGCTGCATGTTTTGTCCTGCCTGTGGGAGATTCCCTTGATGAGATATTTGAGACCCTGAAAAATGCTGCACTTATTCATCAAAGCGGTGGTGGCACCGGGTTTAGTTTTAGCAACATAAGACCGAAAGGCGATATCGTGGGAAGTACAGGCGGAATTGCCAGCGGTCCGGTATCATTTATGAAGGTCTTCGATGCAGCCACCCAGGCCATTAAGCAGGGAGGTCGCCGCAGGGGTGCTAATATGGGGATACTGAGTGTAGGCCATCCCGATATTCTTGAATTCATTACCGCAAAACATGACACTGGTATTCTTACAAATTTCAACTTATCTGTAGCAGTATCGGACCGGTTCATGCAGGCTGTGGATCAGGGAGAAAGTTATGAACTGGTGAATCCAAGGACCGGTAAAGTCACAAAACGTAAGGACGCACTTGAAATTTTTAATCTCATTTCAGAATCGGCCTGGAGTAGCGGAGAACCAGGCATGGTATTTCTGGACCGCATCAACCGGGATAATCCCACACCCCAATTGGGATTGATCGAGGCCACCAATCCGTGCGGCGAACAGCCGCTGCTGCCATATGAAGCATGTAATCTGGGCTCAATAAATCTTGAAAGAATGGTACACAGCGGCAAGATCGATTATGAAAAACTGGGTAGAACAGTGGATATTGCAGTTCATTTCCTTGATAATGTGATAGATATGGAACAGTTTCCCCTGGAAGCCATCAGCACTATAGTCAAAGGAAACCGGAAGATCGGCCTGGGAATAATGGGTTTTGCTGATATGCTCATCTGTTTGGACATACCATACAATTCACCTGAAGCAGTAAAGGTTGCAGAAGAGGTGATGAGATTTATTTGTGATAGGACAACACAGATTTCAGCAGAATTGGCAAACCGCAGGGGTGTGTTTGAAAACTTCAAAAGCAGCATCTATGATTCCCCTGATAAATTCCAGGTACGTAATGCCACACGGATAACAATAGCACCCACGGGAACGGTCAGTATTATTGCAGGATGCAGCAGCGGCATCGAACCGATATATGCTATATCATATATCAAGACCGTAATGGAAGGTGAACAACTGATGGTCACAAATCCATATTTTGAAAAGATTGCAAAAAAAGGAGGTTTTTATTCACCTGAATTAATCAAGAGAATAGCAGCAGCAGGTTCGGTTATTGGTATTGATGAAGTGCCGGAACAGGTACAACAACTGTTTGTTACATCACATGATATCGGGTACGAATGGCATATCAGGTTGCAGGCAGCTTTCCAGAAATATGTGGACAATGCAGTGTCCAAGACTATTAATTTCAAGCATGATACTTCAAAAGATGACGTGGCCAGGGCTTTCAGACTGGCATATTCCCTTGGGTGTAAAGGAATCACGGTATACAGGGACCGCAGCCGTGATGAACAGGTAATGACAACGGCAGAGGATATGTTACAGGATTGCGA encodes:
- a CDS encoding adenosylcobalamin-dependent ribonucleoside-diphosphate reductase; the encoded protein is MGLSDNALKVLRRRYLMKDEQGNVIETPQEMFRRVARYIASADGIYGEESYEDEFFSVMSNLEFLPNSPTLMNAGTRIKQLAACFVLPVGDSLDEIFETLKNAALIHQSGGGTGFSFSNIRPKGDIVGSTGGIASGPVSFMKVFDAATQAIKQGGRRRGANMGILSVGHPDILEFITAKHDTGILTNFNLSVAVSDRFMQAVDQGESYELVNPRTGKVTKRKDALEIFNLISESAWSSGEPGMVFLDRINRDNPTPQLGLIEATNPCGEQPLLPYEACNLGSINLERMVHSGKIDYEKLGRTVDIAVHFLDNVIDMEQFPLEAISTIVKGNRKIGLGIMGFADMLICLDIPYNSPEAVKVAEEVMRFICDRTTQISAELANRRGVFENFKSSIYDSPDKFQVRNATRITIAPTGTVSIIAGCSSGIEPIYAISYIKTVMEGEQLMVTNPYFEKIAKKGGFYSPELIKRIAAAGSVIGIDEVPEQVQQLFVTSHDIGYEWHIRLQAAFQKYVDNAVSKTINFKHDTSKDDVARAFRLAYSLGCKGITVYRDRSRDEQVMTTAEDMLQDCDYCGAVQNPT